The following are encoded in a window of Arctopsyche grandis isolate Sample6627 chromosome 4, ASM5162203v2, whole genome shotgun sequence genomic DNA:
- the Cnb gene encoding centriole duplication and spindle assembly protein centrobin, with protein MSGSEGADTDALLRIPPGLFLPETTDTDTDIDVPHPATQNHVKHLSRAVQSLQDRLKHLENVSLSDSLLTPSEPFSSNNSPTKRLSNVYSTPSKTKTNSFKSFTLPKSKHRYPHSAKIHNGRFNTVQRRLNLPHLAVREKVSFSDIEILSETDSTYSADLSNMDSNNSNIVDSPDKCLDKFVLNEVDTFLSDVSRFELTGIGCTNDFKTNPNNSMGNNSFNQNKKHIDTVLSKYIYLTNSNAEKECIPNVQTVSKILNLGESKNSVPNYGAGMRDIMYPDRASKVEFDERRIEAVLMPRDNTSDGFKKLSASKVPGNNEIFESPLKKGSVINIESCAKSKSITSLPYERSTITSYGSMHDVKDSPKYKKCDIEDAAHLPNQTNSVCSEINLPSLSKMWNDSNEYKQVVDGKVNFEKFEEEKLRREHCENVIQQLQRKILEQQQKLAVAVQIDSDKDEAISKLQNARIEVSQKLYKTEDQISTMQSQLSACRICNSDLTKKIHENEEEIVKYMTLIHEYEDKLRVTIENCEIEKDTLNKEIEVYKCTIAEKEGSLADLKESSELIIRLNKQLTENMTLAQDNLEKINLENKEIKEQLVVLQKSHTFLEDELCIIKSDKTDLLTRIAEEKNRNSHLDSQKNNLQNSLDATYKKIRTLENEFANFKTSSELQKGEMKTHYQKQMETIVMEKLSEFQKQLQSAENFMTNEIQSKEKDIALQFARHLQKVEDRHQLEVNILEEKHREEIKFHKVQLNKSKQTIQLLQDKLTSYKSKRGEMAAQLHSVMENQWQEALKILTNESVNVPHIPTEAKCLLNSNGRSFDGMQHLMEIQNSNESKETQNYSRSSNKNNNQELKLTEEQLQHYIKLLLQKVPGVPDLPDTKETSEQSKTVAGKQKLSNAYSDKNLTDFEYPTSDRNIENTERKSDKYSRSKPPWK; from the exons ATGTCAGGTTCTGAGGGCGCTGACACGGACGCCCTGTTGCGGATACCTCCCGGCTTATTCCTACCGGAAACCACCGACACAGACACGGACATTGACGTGCCGCATCCAGCCACGCAAAATCACGTCAAACATCTCTCGCGAGCCGTGCAATCTCTGCAAGACCGACTGAAACATTTGGAGAACGTATCTTTATCAGACTCGCTTTTGACTCCGAGCGAACCGTTCTCTTCGAACAACTCTCCGACTAAACGCCTATCAAACGTATACTCGACTCCTAGTAAAACCAAAACGAATTCGTTCAAGTCCTTCACCTTACCTAAGAGCAAACATAGATATCCACACTCGGCTAAAATTCATAACGGCAGGTTCAATACGGTTCAACGTAGACTAAATCTTCCACATCTGGCCGTAAGAGAGAAAGTTTCATTTAgtgatattgagattttatcTGAAACTGATTCGACATATTCTGCTGATCTTTCCAATATGGATTCAAACAATAGTAACATAGTAGACTCTCCCGATAAGTGTTTAGATAAGTTTGTGTTAAATGAAGTTGATACCTTTTTAAGCGATGTCAGTAGGTTTGAATTGACTGGAATTGGTTGTACAAACGATTTCAAAACAAATCCTAACAACTCAATGGGGAATAATAGCTTcaatcaaaacaaaaaacataTCGATACAGTGCTATCCAAATACATATACCTTACAAATAGTAATGCTGAAAAAGAATGCATTCCTAACGTGCAAACAGTTAGTAAGATACTTAATTTAGGCGAATCAAAGAACTCTGTTCCCAATTATGGTGCTGGAATGAGAGATATAATGTATCCTGATCGCGCCTCTAAAGTTGAATTTGATGAAAGACGAATAGAAGCGGTTTTAATGCCTCGAGATAACACATCCGATGGGTTCAAAAAATTATCGGCCAGTAAAGTGCCTGGTAATAATGAGATTTTCGAATCCCCGCTAAAGAAAGGCAGTGTAATCAATATTGAAAGTTGTGCGAAAAGTAAATCGATAACATCGTTGCCATACGAGAGAAGTACGATTACTAGCTACGGTTCAATGCACGACGTTAAAGATTCACCGAAATATAAGAAATGTGATATTGAAGATGCTGCCCATTTGCCTAATCAGACTAATTCTGTTTGTTCTGAAATAAATTTGCCCAGTCTCTCTAAAATGTGGAACGATTCAAATGAATATAAACAGGTTGTCGATGGCAAAGTTAATTTTGAAAAGTTTGAAGAGGAGAAACTTCGCAGAGag CACTGTGAGAATGTGATACAGCAGTTACAGAGAAAAATTTTGGAGCAGCAACAAAAGCTTGCAGTCGCAGTGCAAATAGATTCGGACAAAGATGAAGCAATTTCTAAATTACAAAATGCACGTATTGAAGTTTCTCAAAAGTTATACAAAACGGAAGACCAAATTTCAACCATGCAATCACAATTATCAGCATGTCGAATTTGTAACTCAGATCTAACGAAA AAAATACATGAAAATGAAGAAGAAATTGTTAAGTATATGACATTAATTCATGAATATGAAGACAAATTGAGGGTCACAATCGAAAATTGTGAAATTGAAAAAGATACACTGAACAAAGAAATCGAGGTTTATAAATGTACCATAGCTGAAAAAGAAGGCAGTTTAGCTGACCTAAAAGAATCTTCAGAATTGATAATTCGATTGAATAAGCAATTGACAGAGAACATGACTTTGGCTCAAGATAATTTAGAAAAA ataaatttagaaaacaaagaaataaaggAGCAATTAGTAGTTTTACAAAAATCACACACATTTCTTGAAGacgaattatgtataataaaaagtgaTAAAACTGATCTATTAACCAGGATAGctgaagaaaaaaatcgaaattcacATTTAGAtagtcaaaaaaataatttgcaaaACAGTCTAGATgccacatataaaaaaatt agGACGTTAGAAAATGAATTTGCGAATTTTAAAACATCATCAGAATTACagaaaggcgaaatgaaaactCACTATCAAAAGCAAATGGAAACGATTGTAATGGAAAAATTGAGTGAGTTCCAGAAACAGCTTCAATCGGCTGAAAATTTTATGACAAACGAAATTCAATCTAAAGAGAAAGATATAGCTTTACAGTTTGCGAGACACCTTCAAAAGGTGGAAGATAG gCATCAACTAGAAGTGAACATATTAGAAGAAAAACACAGAGAAGAGATAAAATTTCATAAGGTTcagttaaataaatcaaaacaaacgATTCAGCTTTTACAA GATAAATTGACGTCATATAAATCTAAGCGTGGAGAAATGGCAGCTCAATTACACAGTGTTATGGAAAATCAGTGGCAAGAGGCTTTAAAAATTCTCACAAATGAATCAGTCAATGTTCCTCATATCCCCacag aggCAAAATGCTTATTGAATAGTAATGGTCGATCATTTGATGGTATGCAACACCTAATGGAAATCCAAAATAGTAATGAAAGTAAAGAAACTCAAAATTATTCCCGtagttcaaataaaaacaataatcaaGAATTGAAGTTAACCGAGGAACAACTTCAACACTATATTAAATTG ttattACAAAAAGTTCCGGGTGTACCTGATTTGCCCGATACAAAAGAAACATCTGAACAATCAAAAACTGTTGCTGGAAAACAAAAACTTTCGAATGCCTACTCTGATAAAAATTTAACTGATTTTGAATATCCCACTAGCGATAGAAACATTGAGAACACTGAAAGGAAATCGGATAAATATTCACGCTCTAAACCTCCATGGAAATGA
- the LOC143911206 gene encoding WD repeat-containing protein 44 produces the protein MAQPPAHSSDEEEFYDAEDTTPTKQHRKTNSQCQSDIEKDVKKVEPTKTESHSTITQNQTEVVKDSADLTPEKSVIQGRRKFRELRQYMQTEDDDCGPSVNSTPDSQTSSAEGVFPMATKAAHPFRIIEHDTMSLQSLTSLGRIGRILGGTDAGAMSLGRDSHFGAGTITSLPMETRDPIETTIDENRPLETTLVLPMQEPDVIASTKANSLRHSRTSGSEQSIVTMSKVSVDSDSITQSSQLPVAPPRKKKKSKVSATLSLCSPTDEQPPFVIGSDSKTVEKPPLQNLNIEPPSLRDILDSHAAPLPSPASTIESLTREFQHSLDMNNSKSNDDKRVFNIPKEMSATEYIPSKRDSLVSGISLSSNKLNKSESSSRSSTIKSVQSQHSGTSSLKAHSLDIRSAIKGQYVVKPQDDHNVKAAGPSSNELERIEKIKSTTAGNGTPHSIVYSSNIGHSSLGASHRNPYESERKMKERRKSAGDEDLLKQLNMFVRTRTDSGKQLTDMEILEQVTVLNLDTGERVPLSIAEDKLPQCINPLSLHIMRLTSEYVSTSSIFDDDKQRESDDDGVSVGVGSCAGSESIGIGGARGAAIVEGTDEQAPGGLRRRTAKLKRFLGSTVKKTMDKAKSIAQEVSHARHREDVADIIDEVRGEQNIKLKASNSHKGPYDFDGSIRHVQEFTDHIGPVWCMKFSQCGRLLATAGQDKVLRIWVIRDAYAFFQDMRTKYNADQKSSPTPSQESLVSHHSVPSVEDPNILMSQNDSPSTPFMPRPFCTYTGHTSDLLDVSWSKNYFILSSSMDKTVRLWHISRKECLCCFQHIDFVTAIVFHPRDDRYFLSGSLDGKLRLWNIPDKKVAVWNEVDGQTKLITAANFCQNGKFAVVGSYDGRCIFYTTDQLKYHTQIDVRSTRGKNSTGRKISGIEPMPGEDKILVTSNDSRIRLYDLRDLSLSCKYKGYVNVSSQIKASFSHDGKYIVSGSENQCIYIWKTHHDYSKFSSVRRDRNDFWEGIKAHNAVVTCAVFAPNPDNIIKMIDEREKAAKGQVGSEDVDKVEDPVVEQHTKGCGGHVLVSADFGGCIKVFLNKTKPKHSSLPASALA, from the exons ATGGCGCAGCCGCCAGCTCACAGCAGCGACGAAGAAGAGTTCTACGATGCGGAAGACACCACACCCACCAAACAACACAG AAAGACCAATTCGCAGTGTCAAAGTGATATTGAAAAGGATGTGAAAAAGGTTGAACCGACGAAAACTGAATCTCATTCGACCATTACTCAAAATCAAACCGAAGTCGTGAAAGATAGCGCCGATCTTACACCTGAGAAAAgc GTTATACAAGGAAGGCGAAAGTTCCGAGAACTTAGACAATATATGCAAACAGAAGATGACGATTGTGGTCCATCTGTGAATTCAACTCCTGATTCTCAAACAAGTTCCGCAGAAGGTGTCTTTCCGATGGCAACGAAAGCAGCTCATCCATTTCG tattatcGAACATGATACAATGAGTCTTCAAAGTTTAACATCACTCGGCAGAATTGGTAGAATACTAGGCGGAACTGACGCTGGtg CTATGAGCTTAGGTCGTGATAGTCATTTTGGCGCCGGAACCATTACGAGTTTACCTATGGAAACCCGTGACCCTATAGAAACAACTATAGACGAAAATCGGCCCTTAGAAACAACTTTAG ttTTACCCATGCAAGAACCGGATGTCATTGCTAGTACAAAAGCCAATAGTTTACGGCATTCAAGAACAAGCGGATCTGAACAGTCAATTGTTACCATGTCAAAAGTTTCTGTCGATAGTGACTCTATTACACAATCTTCACAGTTGCCAGTAGCACCGCccagaaaaaagaaaaagagtaAAGTGTCTGCTACTCTATCGCTTTGTTCGCCAACTGATGAACAACCACCATTCGTCATTGGATCAGATTCAAAGACAGTAGAAAAACCTCCATTACAGAATTTAAACATAGAA CCGCCATCACTAAGAGACATTTTAGATTCACATGCAGCACCTCTACCTAGTCCTGCAAGCACAATAGAATCACTAACTAGAGAGTTTCAACATTCGTTAGATATGAATAATTCCAAATCAAATGATGATAAAAgag ttttCAATATACCAAAGGAAATGTCTGCCACTGAATATATTCCTAGCAAACGTGATTCATTAGTAAGTGGCATTTCTTTGTCGtccaataaattgaataaaagtgAATCATCATCTAGAAGTAGCACCATAAAATCCGTTCAGAGTCAACATAGTGGTACTTCTTCATTAAAAGCACACTCACTTGATATTCGATCAGCAATAAAAG GACAATATGTGGTAAAACCCCAAGATGATCACAACGTGAAAGCAGCAGGTCCTAGTAGTAACGAATTGGAacgaattgaaaaaataaaaagtaccaCTGCTGGAAATGGTACTCCACATAGCATTGTCTACTCGAGTAATATTGGTCATTCCAGTTTGGGAGCATCGCACAG AAATCCGTACGAGTCTGAAAGAAAGATGAAAGAAAGACGAAAATCGGCCGGCGATGAAGACTTattaaagcaattaaatatgtttgtaaGAACCAGGACTGATTCTGGAAAACAATTGACCGATATGGAAATTTTAGAACAAGTAACCGTACTAAATTTAGATACAG GGGAGCGAGTGCCATTAAGTATCGCTGAAGATAAACTACCGCAATGCATCAATCCATTAAGTTTACATATAATGCGACTCACATCAGAATATGTAAGCACTTCGTCTATATTCGATGATGACAAACAaag AGAATCTGATGATGATGGGGTTAGTGTCGGTGTTGGAAGTTGTGCTGGAAGTGAGAGCATAGGAATCGGTGGAGCTCGCGGAGCAGCCATCGTCGAGGGAACCGACGAACAAGCACCTGGCGGTTTAAGACGACGAACGGCGAA atTAAAACGATTCCTTGGATCAACTGTTAAAAAAACCATGGACAAAGCCAAATCAATAGCACAAGAAGTATCTCACGCGAGACATAGAGAAGACGTCGCTGATATTATAGACGAAGTACGTGGAGAGcaaaacataaaattgaaagCCTCTAATTCTCATAAAGGTCCATATGATTTTGATGGTTCTATTAGACATGTACAg GAATTTACAGATCATATAGGCCCTGTATGGTGTATGAAATTTTCACAATGTGGTAGATTGCTTGCTACAGCAGGACAAGACAAAGTTCTCAGGATATGGGTTATCAGAGATGCTTACGCATTTTTCCaa GATATGCGCACAAAGTATAATGCTGATCAAAAATCATCACCGACGCCCTCTCAAGAATCGTTGGTTTCTCATCATTCCGTGCCCTCGGTGGAGGATCCGAACATTCTCATGTCGCAGAACGACTCGCCAAGCACACCTTTTATGCCGCGTCCTTTCTGCACATACACAGGGCACACGTCTGATCTTCTTGACGTGTCTTggtcaaaaaattattttattctatcAAGTTCAATGGATAAAACTGTTCGATTGTGGCACATTTCACGTAAGGAATGCCTTTGCTGTTTTCAACATATTGATTTTGTAACAGCTATAGTTTTTCACCCGAGAGACGATCGCTACTTTTTATCTGGTAGTTTAGATGGAAAATTGAGGTTGTGGAATATCCCTGATAAAAAA GTGGCTGTATGGAACGAAGTAGACGGTCAAACGAAATTAATAACAGCAgcaaatttttgtcaaaatggTAAATTTGCTGTCGTTGGTTCATACGATGGACGGTGTATATTTTACACAACGGATCAATTAAAATATCACACTCAAATAGATGTTCGTTCAACGCGTGGTAAAAATTCTACTGGTAGAAAAATCAGTGGTATAGAACCGATGCCCGGTGAAGATAAAATACTCGTAACATCAAACGACAGTAGAATACGGCTATACGATCTGAGAGATCTCAGTCTATCGTGTAAATATAAAGGCTATGTGAATGTTTCGAGTCAGATTAAGGCTTCTTTCAGCCATGATGGGAAATATATTGTCAGTGGTTCTGAGAACCAATGTATATACATCTGGAAAACCCATCACGACTATTCCAAATTCAGTTCAGTGAGACGAGATCGGAACGACTTTTGGGAAGGTATTAAAGCACACAATGCTGTTGTAACTTGTGCAGTGTTTGCACCAAATCcagataatataattaaaatgattGACGAAAGAGAAAAAGCAGCTAAAGGTCAAGTGGGATCTGAagatgtagataaa GTGGAAGACCCTGTTGTTGAACAACATACCAAAGGGTGTGGAGGTCATGTTTTAGTAAGCGCAGACTTTGGTGGAtgtattaaagtatttttaaataaaacaaaacctaAACACAGCTCTTTGCCGGCGTCTGCTCTTGCCTAA